From the genome of Methanoregula boonei 6A8:
GGGGGTTGACAACCGTATCCTTGATCTTTGCGACACCGGCATACTTGTCGTTGTAGAGAAGTTCGGCGAGATGATAGACGTTGATGGTGCCCTTGAACTCCATGTCTACTTCCTTGAGCACTTCGTTGACGCCGTCGCGGAGATCCTGATTGTGCTTGAGCTTGTGGTTGACTTCCCAGATTGATTTGTAGCAGCCGTTGCAGACCAGTGCGATATCGGTCTTCATCTGCTCGGCGAGCACGAGGTTGCGTGCTGCCATCGCATAGAAGACATTCAGGTCAATGGAACCGAAGGCACCGGGGGCAGGGCAGCAGCTTGCACCCTTGAGGGGGACAAGGTCGATGCCCAGTTTCTTGCAACCCTTGATGGCTGCAGATTCCACGCCCGGGTACCGGTTGGGTGCAATGCAGCCAAGGTATAATGCGAACGTGTGGTTTGCTTTAGATTCAGACATGCTCCCTTATCCCTCCCTTTCCTTGATGATCCGGTCCGCATTTTCCTTGAGATGATAGTGGTCAAGGATCTTCCGGATTGCGGGCATGTACTCAGGGTACATGTGGGTGGTCGGCGGGTCCCGGGTCAGGCCGAGTTTCTCGCGGGCTGCACGGTTGACATCGTTGTTTGGCACACCGTGGCCGGAGGCATAGATTGCCGTTACTGTCTTGAGGAAGTTTACCGGTATAATATCGTGGGTGAATGCCATATTCCTCATGGACATGATAACATCGGTCGGTGCAATATCCCGCGGGCACCGGTCGGTGCAGCTGTAGCAGGTTGTGCAGAGCCAGAGATCAGGGTCGGTGAGCGCCTCGGTTTCAAAGCCAAGGACTGCCCTCCGCATAAACTTGCGGATCCGGTAGGTGCTTCGGGGTGCTGACGGGCACGAGCCGGTGCAGGTACCACACTGGTAGCACATATGGGCAATAGTGCGTGATGAAGCCTCAACCCTCTTCATAAAATCGGCAGTCGAGTCTTCACGGTAGTAGCGCTGATCGTGGAGTTTCTTCTCCAGCGCTTCCGGGTAACCTTTTGTTCTTACCATATTCGTCCTCCCTCACGCCTTCTCCATCAGTTTTATTCCGACCTGTCCGGCAACGCTTTCCTTAACCTTGGAGGTCCTCTTGGTGAAGAGCTTGTCCTTGATCTTCCTGAAGAGATCCGTCTCCTTGCCTTTTGTGCGGATACCTGTCCGCTTGAGGATAATGATGTCTTCACCGGGGCAGGCATTCACGCAGGCACCACAGAGGATGCAGTAATCCTTGTTGACTGCAATGCTTGCCTCGATATGGTGTCCCATTTCTGCTGCCGGCTTCTCGCTCGGGAGATAGATGGCGTTTGCCGGGCAGATCTCGGCACAGGTCGAACAGCCGCCGGGGCATTTCTCGGCGTGGAATTCGATATCGCCCTCAAAGATCTTCTCGACTGTGATGGCCTCGCTCGGGCAGTTCCGGGAGCACCAGGTGCAGGTGCAGCAGTTGTCCTGGACAATGCTGACCTTGCCGTCAAGCTTATCGGAAACAATCTCGCGTTCAACGGTGATGCATTCCTGGGGGCAGGCCTCCACGCACACCTTGCAGGCGTCGCACTTGGTTTCGTCCCAGATTACATCGCCCTCGACTTTTCCGATCTCAGCTGTATATTCCTTGTGCTTGACCCTGATGGCAGGACAAAGAGCACCGCAGATGCCACACGTGGTGCATTTTTCTTTGTCTACGGTAAAAGTGGTCTTTGCCTTGAGTGCGGTCTGGCGGTCCTTTGCCCCGGCAACCGGTCCCTTGTAGGTCCCTTCGTAGGCCGGGACATTCCGGTCGATTGCATCACGCGGGCAGACCTCTTCACAGATCGTGCACCTTACGCACTTTTCTTCGTTGATCTCTGCCTTCATGTCGTACTGCGGGAATCCCTCTTTTTCTAAGATTGGAAGCCGCTCCTGATTGTCGACTTTCAGAGTCAGTGCATTGAACGGGCACATGATCACGCAGACTCCGCAGTACGAGCACTTGGTCTCGTCTACATCGATGGGAGTTGCGTAATTGATGGCACCACGGCGGGATGCACCGACCAGTC
Proteins encoded in this window:
- the hdrC gene encoding CoB--CoM heterodisulfide reductase subunit C, which codes for MVRTKGYPEALEKKLHDQRYYREDSTADFMKRVEASSRTIAHMCYQCGTCTGSCPSAPRSTYRIRKFMRRAVLGFETEALTDPDLWLCTTCYSCTDRCPRDIAPTDVIMSMRNMAFTHDIIPVNFLKTVTAIYASGHGVPNNDVNRAAREKLGLTRDPPTTHMYPEYMPAIRKILDHYHLKENADRIIKEREG
- a CDS encoding 4Fe-4S binding protein; translated protein: MALFPKFSKKRDGVNVVMEQRLLQNVNNLILNSETCTGCGICVDACPEEAIVLGLVGASRRGAINYATPIDVDETKCSYCGVCVIMCPFNALTLKVDNQERLPILEKEGFPQYDMKAEINEEKCVRCTICEEVCPRDAIDRNVPAYEGTYKGPVAGAKDRQTALKAKTTFTVDKEKCTTCGICGALCPAIRVKHKEYTAEIGKVEGDVIWDETKCDACKVCVEACPQECITVEREIVSDKLDGKVSIVQDNCCTCTWCSRNCPSEAITVEKIFEGDIEFHAEKCPGGCSTCAEICPANAIYLPSEKPAAEMGHHIEASIAVNKDYCILCGACVNACPGEDIIILKRTGIRTKGKETDLFRKIKDKLFTKRTSKVKESVAGQVGIKLMEKA